A region of Pseudomonas putida DNA encodes the following proteins:
- a CDS encoding FAD-dependent oxidoreductase gives MTTRSCDVLVVGAGAGGLATAITAKMHGLEVIVIEKDDCFGGTTAFSGGVLWVPGNRHGVNDSEAAALTYLRNEAGDCFDEVAVKAFLRHGPDMVEFFERNTAVKFIPTLYPDYHPHVEGGVDIGRSILAAPYDIRGLGPDMARLRPPLKTITFIGMMFNSSNADLKHFFNVTRSVTSFVYVAKRLLTHLKELALYRRGTQVTSGNALAARLVRSALDLGIPILTGTPARQLLREGHRVTGVLAKHGDGELRIEARRGVVLACGGFSHDVQRLKQAYPHVRRGGEHFSPVPASNTGDGARMAEALGAQVDIRLQAAAAWMPVSKVPMGAGRYVAFPHLLDRYKPGVIGVLRSGKRFTNESNSYHDVGAALIEACAEQTETAMWLVCDRRTLAKYGLGFAKPAPMPLGPLLRNGYLLKGNSLAELARKAGIDAAGLEQTVRDYNLGAVQGEDRQFGRGTTSFNRYLADPQHKPNPCVAPLGEGPYFAVKVIMGDLGTFDGIRTSVVGEVLGADQQAIDGLYAVGNDRASIMGGNYPGAGITLGPIMTFGYITGRHLAGVEQGLATAGNAQEVA, from the coding sequence ATGACTACGCGCAGCTGCGACGTACTGGTGGTGGGCGCGGGCGCCGGTGGCTTGGCGACGGCGATCACCGCAAAAATGCACGGCCTGGAGGTGATCGTCATCGAAAAGGATGACTGCTTCGGGGGCACCACGGCGTTTTCCGGTGGCGTGTTGTGGGTGCCGGGCAACCGGCATGGGGTAAACGACAGCGAGGCGGCGGCGCTCACCTACCTGCGTAACGAAGCCGGCGACTGTTTCGACGAAGTGGCGGTCAAGGCGTTTCTGCGTCATGGGCCAGACATGGTCGAGTTCTTCGAACGCAATACCGCGGTCAAATTCATCCCCACGCTGTACCCCGACTATCACCCGCACGTGGAGGGTGGCGTCGATATCGGGCGTTCGATACTGGCGGCGCCCTACGATATCCGAGGTCTGGGGCCAGACATGGCACGCCTGCGGCCACCGCTCAAGACCATCACTTTCATCGGCATGATGTTCAACTCGTCGAATGCCGACCTCAAGCATTTCTTCAATGTCACGCGCTCGGTGACCTCCTTCGTTTATGTGGCCAAGCGCTTGCTGACCCACCTCAAGGAGCTGGCGTTGTACCGGCGCGGCACCCAGGTCACCAGTGGCAATGCCCTGGCGGCGCGGTTGGTGAGGTCGGCGCTGGACCTGGGTATTCCGATTCTGACCGGGACGCCGGCCAGGCAGCTTTTGCGTGAAGGCCATCGGGTCACTGGGGTGCTGGCCAAGCATGGCGACGGCGAGCTGCGCATCGAGGCACGGCGCGGTGTGGTGCTGGCCTGTGGTGGTTTTTCCCATGACGTGCAACGGTTGAAGCAGGCCTACCCGCATGTGCGTCGAGGCGGCGAACACTTTTCGCCGGTGCCCGCGAGCAACACCGGGGATGGTGCGCGCATGGCCGAGGCGTTGGGCGCCCAGGTCGATATCCGTTTGCAGGCTGCGGCGGCGTGGATGCCAGTGTCCAAGGTACCAATGGGGGCAGGGCGCTACGTTGCGTTTCCGCACCTGCTCGACCGTTACAAGCCTGGTGTGATCGGGGTTCTGCGCTCGGGTAAACGCTTTACCAACGAGTCGAATTCTTACCACGACGTGGGGGCGGCCTTGATCGAGGCGTGTGCCGAACAAACGGAAACCGCCATGTGGCTGGTCTGTGACCGTCGCACCCTGGCCAAGTACGGCCTGGGTTTTGCCAAGCCCGCGCCAATGCCGTTGGGGCCGCTGTTGCGCAATGGCTACCTGCTCAAGGGCAACAGCCTCGCCGAGCTGGCCCGCAAGGCCGGGATCGATGCCGCCGGGCTGGAGCAGACCGTGCGCGACTACAACCTGGGCGCCGTTCAGGGGGAGGACCGCCAGTTCGGGCGGGGTACCACGAGCTTCAACCGTTACCTGGCCGACCCGCAACATAAGCCCAACCCGTGCGTGGCACCGCTGGGCGAGGGGCCTTACTTTGCCGTGAAGGTGATCATGGGCGATTTGGGCACCTTCGACGGCATCCGCACCAGCGTGGTCGGCGAAGTGCTGGGCGCCGATCAGCAGGCCATCGACGGCTTGTACGCTGTCGGCAACGACCGCGCCAGCATCATGGGGGGCAATTACCCCGGTGCGGGCATCACCCTGGGGCCGATCATGACTTTTGGCTACATCACCGGTCGCCATCTGGCGGGCGTCGAACAAGGCCTGGCGACAGCGGGCAATGCGCAGGAGGTGGCGTGA
- a CDS encoding NIPSNAP family protein, producing MDKPVVDHRVYTIRPRGMAAFLEAFDQLAMPILLRHLGAPLAFYTSSIGPLNQVVHLWGYDSLDDFEKRSAARDADPDFAAYLHATRDLVLAQETRIIRPVRLRSLINR from the coding sequence ATGGACAAGCCCGTCGTCGATCACCGGGTCTACACCATTCGTCCACGTGGCATGGCGGCCTTTCTTGAAGCGTTCGACCAGTTGGCGATGCCGATTCTGCTGCGCCATCTCGGTGCACCGCTGGCGTTCTATACCAGCAGCATCGGCCCGCTCAACCAGGTGGTGCATCTGTGGGGCTACGACAGCCTCGATGACTTCGAAAAACGCAGCGCCGCCCGCGATGCCGACCCGGACTTCGCCGCCTACCTGCACGCCACCCGCGACCTGGTGCTGGCCCAGGAAACCCGGATCATCAGGCCTGTGCGGTTGCGTAGCCTCATTAACCGGTAA
- a CDS encoding MFS transporter, protein MNNAIDVRQLIDQQPIGRYQKWVVFLGFLIIALDGLDVAIIGFIAPQLKSDWGLNAQSLGPVLSAALIGLALGALIAGPLADRYGRKAVLLGSVLLFGVWTLASAFSPNLETLVALRFLTGLGLGAAMPNASTLVSEYAPARSRSLLITLAFCGFSLGAAAGGFVSAWMIPNLGWRSVLVLGGVLPLLTLPLLCWRLPESVTFLVSKGADARRIHAIVSRLAPGRVNADSTFVVPTRAPGSCGAIGTILSPRYRFGTLMLWTGYVLALFLVYLFSGWLPTLVKEGGGFSVAEAAIVTACFQIGGPLGAISVGWAMDRCNPQRVLMLTFLFSGAVIFAIGQVAGDFTWLCTIAWAVGFGLNGASVGMNALAAAFYPTEARATGASWMSGIGRFGAILSAFAGAQMLAMGWSFAQVFASLLIPALLAALAVLMQGRHAGSGRDAARQPV, encoded by the coding sequence ATGAACAACGCCATCGATGTGCGCCAACTGATCGACCAGCAACCTATCGGCCGCTACCAGAAATGGGTGGTCTTCCTGGGTTTTCTGATCATTGCCCTGGACGGGCTGGACGTCGCCATCATCGGTTTCATCGCACCCCAATTGAAAAGCGACTGGGGCCTGAACGCGCAAAGCCTGGGCCCGGTGCTGAGCGCCGCCCTTATCGGCCTGGCACTCGGTGCATTGATCGCCGGCCCCCTGGCTGATCGCTACGGGCGCAAGGCGGTCTTGCTGGGGAGTGTCCTGCTGTTTGGTGTCTGGACCCTGGCCTCGGCGTTCTCGCCCAATCTGGAGACCCTGGTTGCCTTGCGTTTTCTCACCGGCCTGGGCTTGGGCGCTGCCATGCCCAATGCCAGTACTCTGGTCAGTGAATACGCGCCGGCGCGCAGCCGCTCGCTGCTGATCACCCTGGCCTTCTGCGGCTTTTCCCTGGGCGCGGCGGCAGGCGGCTTTGTCAGTGCCTGGATGATCCCCAATCTGGGCTGGCGCAGCGTGCTGGTGCTGGGCGGTGTGCTGCCGCTGCTGACATTGCCGTTGTTGTGCTGGCGGTTGCCCGAGTCGGTCACCTTCCTGGTCAGCAAGGGCGCGGATGCACGGCGCATCCACGCTATCGTCAGCCGCCTGGCGCCGGGGCGCGTCAACGCCGACAGCACCTTCGTCGTGCCTACCCGCGCGCCGGGCAGCTGCGGGGCGATTGGCACCATCCTTTCGCCTCGCTATCGCTTCGGCACCTTGATGCTCTGGACCGGCTACGTGCTGGCGCTGTTTTTGGTCTACCTGTTCAGCGGCTGGTTGCCCACCTTGGTGAAAGAGGGTGGCGGCTTCTCGGTAGCCGAAGCGGCCATCGTCACCGCCTGTTTCCAGATCGGCGGGCCGCTGGGGGCGATCTCGGTGGGCTGGGCCATGGACCGCTGCAACCCGCAACGGGTACTGATGCTGACCTTCCTGTTCAGCGGCGCGGTGATCTTCGCCATTGGCCAGGTCGCTGGGGATTTCACCTGGCTGTGCACGATTGCCTGGGCCGTGGGCTTCGGCCTCAATGGCGCCAGTGTGGGCATGAATGCCTTGGCGGCGGCGTTCTACCCCACTGAGGCGCGGGCGACCGGCGCCAGCTGGATGAGTGGCATCGGGCGCTTTGGGGCGATTCTCAGTGCGTTTGCCGGTGCCCAGATGTTGGCAATGGGCTGGAGTTTTGCGCAGGTGTTCGCCTCGTTGCTGATCCCGGCGCTATTGGCCGCGCTGGCTGTGCTGATGCAAGGGCGCCATGCCGGTTCAGGCCGAGACGCTGCCCGGCAACCGGTCTGA
- a CDS encoding TonB-dependent receptor, producing the protein MNLMKSTLALAVGSALCLANNAWAAAQEGAVQLDAITVTGEKINRTLEQTQSSVVVITDKQLREKEDHSLVDVLARTPGVYNQSGNENWGIRGVPVSGFDDQGPATLNGAVSVFVDGAVQPNRSLTLSPMPLWDVEQVEVFLGPQSTTQGRNSLAGAVVIQTRNPTFEPSLSAQTNVGNYGEQGAAVAGGGALVDNKIAGRIAVDYQEGDGYIDNSTLHDDANPTRTANARGKLLILPSDDLDILLTYAHGESRKGDNTVMRENGKVRYYKMTSNTKAFDKLEQDTVSAKVDYRLDDYWSLTSLTANTRSDYDARLDFDQSADANEVVLRQQDGNLFSQELRLNYTGDTLKSFVGAYYGHNTNDFHDRLLFDERLFGTAKGDTTIKNTALFGEINWTFVPRWTLITGLRYDHETNDTDIDQDDFSSPGKVSKSFNTLLPKLGLDYELAEGQYLGFMVQKGYRGGGVNMRAGGGHQAYDPEYTTNYELSYRGSFLDGSLRTRANLYYTDWKDQQVSVLDPNTEFLHVFNAGSSDIKGLEVSVEKDFGAQLTLNAAASVTDGTYKDFVTGDGRDMSGEDFLYSPKYKLSLGATYRWNERLTLNTDLVYQSTSPSEYEFDDAGHVTGERRSDNYWLANFNTEYKITRNIAVSGFVKNAFDKEYITNNRSGDILDVGAPRTVGLALRYDL; encoded by the coding sequence GTGAATTTGATGAAAAGTACTCTGGCGCTGGCGGTGGGCTCAGCCCTGTGCCTGGCGAACAATGCCTGGGCGGCGGCGCAAGAGGGGGCCGTCCAGCTGGATGCGATCACGGTGACCGGGGAGAAGATCAACCGCACCTTGGAGCAGACCCAGTCGAGTGTCGTGGTGATCACCGACAAGCAGCTGCGGGAAAAAGAAGACCACAGCCTGGTCGATGTGCTTGCCCGTACCCCCGGTGTCTACAACCAGTCCGGCAATGAAAACTGGGGTATCCGCGGGGTGCCAGTGTCGGGCTTCGACGATCAGGGCCCGGCCACGCTGAACGGGGCGGTGTCAGTGTTCGTCGACGGTGCCGTGCAGCCGAACCGTTCACTGACCCTCAGCCCCATGCCGCTCTGGGATGTCGAACAGGTCGAAGTGTTCCTTGGCCCGCAGTCCACCACCCAGGGCCGTAACTCCCTGGCCGGTGCGGTGGTCATCCAGACCCGCAACCCGACCTTCGAGCCGAGCCTTTCGGCGCAGACCAACGTAGGGAACTACGGCGAACAGGGTGCGGCGGTAGCCGGTGGTGGCGCACTGGTCGATAACAAGATCGCCGGGCGCATCGCCGTGGACTACCAGGAAGGTGACGGCTACATCGACAACAGCACCCTGCACGACGATGCCAACCCTACCCGCACGGCCAATGCCCGGGGCAAGTTGCTGATCCTGCCCAGTGACGACCTCGACATCCTGTTGACCTATGCCCACGGCGAAAGCCGCAAGGGCGATAACACGGTCATGCGTGAAAACGGCAAGGTCCGTTATTACAAGATGACCTCCAACACCAAGGCCTTCGATAAGCTCGAACAGGACACGGTCAGCGCCAAGGTCGACTACCGCCTCGACGACTACTGGTCGCTGACCAGCCTCACGGCCAACACGCGCTCGGACTACGACGCCCGCCTGGACTTCGACCAATCGGCGGACGCCAACGAGGTAGTGCTGCGGCAGCAGGACGGCAACCTGTTCAGCCAGGAGCTGCGCCTGAACTACACCGGCGATACGCTCAAGAGCTTCGTGGGTGCCTACTACGGGCACAACACTAACGATTTCCATGACCGACTGCTGTTCGACGAGCGTTTGTTCGGTACGGCCAAAGGCGATACCACCATCAAGAACACCGCGCTGTTCGGCGAGATCAACTGGACGTTCGTGCCGCGCTGGACGCTGATTACCGGATTGCGTTACGACCATGAGACCAACGACACGGACATCGACCAGGACGATTTCTCCAGCCCTGGCAAGGTCAGCAAATCGTTCAATACGCTGCTGCCCAAGCTTGGCCTGGACTATGAGCTGGCCGAAGGGCAGTACCTGGGCTTCATGGTGCAAAAAGGCTATCGCGGCGGTGGCGTGAACATGCGTGCCGGGGGTGGGCATCAGGCCTACGACCCGGAATACACCACCAACTACGAACTGTCGTACCGTGGCAGCTTCCTCGACGGCTCCCTGCGTACCCGGGCCAACCTGTACTACACCGACTGGAAGGACCAGCAGGTCAGTGTGCTGGACCCGAATACCGAGTTCCTGCATGTATTCAACGCCGGCAGCAGCGACATCAAGGGCCTGGAAGTGTCTGTCGAGAAAGACTTCGGCGCACAGTTGACCCTGAACGCCGCCGCCTCGGTCACCGACGGCACCTACAAAGATTTCGTCACCGGCGATGGCCGCGACATGAGCGGTGAAGACTTCCTCTATTCGCCCAAGTACAAGCTGTCGCTGGGTGCGACCTACCGATGGAACGAGCGCCTGACCCTCAACACCGACCTTGTGTACCAGAGCACATCGCCTTCGGAATACGAATTCGATGACGCAGGCCACGTCACGGGCGAGCGCCGCAGTGACAACTACTGGCTGGCCAATTTCAACACCGAGTACAAGATCACCCGCAATATCGCGGTGTCCGGCTTCGTGAAGAATGCCTTCGACAAGGAGTACATCACCAACAACCGCAGCGGCGACATTCTCGATGTCGGGGCTCCGCGTACGGTGGGCCTGGCGTTGCGTTACGACCTCTAG
- a CDS encoding LysR substrate-binding domain-containing protein — translation MLIDEELTLKKLQTFLAFMRTGNLGRAAAELSTSAVSVHRAIHSLESALRCPLFKHEGRQLIPLESAYVLEKKARQLIQDAEQMVHQTREAAGFYAERFRLGALYSLTVKTVPKLVMGLKLRRSELNIDLTLGSNVDLLQRLKNHELEAVLVSLDESVSDPACEQLPLFSDDIFLAVPTDSPFAEHAEVDLADLADSTFITLTQGFATHRDGARVFQQAGFEPKVAMQVNDIFTLLSMVSSGVGFALLPGRIAAVYENRVKLIALQPRYRLQQHIGVVFLKAREREPNLLALLAECRMYSREN, via the coding sequence ATGCTCATCGACGAAGAACTGACCCTCAAGAAACTGCAAACCTTCCTCGCCTTCATGCGCACTGGCAACCTCGGCCGCGCCGCCGCCGAGCTGTCCACCAGCGCCGTCAGCGTGCACCGCGCTATCCACTCGCTAGAAAGCGCCCTGCGTTGCCCCTTGTTCAAGCACGAAGGCCGCCAGCTGATCCCACTTGAGAGCGCCTACGTACTGGAGAAAAAAGCCCGTCAGCTAATCCAGGACGCCGAGCAGATGGTCCACCAGACCCGTGAAGCCGCCGGGTTCTATGCCGAACGTTTCCGCCTGGGCGCCCTCTATTCGCTGACGGTGAAGACCGTGCCGAAACTGGTCATGGGCCTCAAATTGCGCCGCAGCGAGCTCAACATCGACCTGACCCTGGGCTCGAACGTCGACCTGCTACAGCGCCTGAAAAACCACGAACTGGAGGCAGTTCTGGTATCGCTCGACGAAAGCGTCAGTGACCCCGCCTGCGAGCAATTGCCGCTGTTCTCCGACGACATCTTCCTCGCCGTGCCCACCGACTCGCCCTTTGCCGAACACGCCGAGGTGGACCTTGCAGACCTGGCCGACTCCACGTTCATCACCCTGACCCAAGGCTTTGCCACCCACCGTGATGGGGCGCGGGTATTCCAGCAGGCCGGGTTCGAGCCGAAGGTGGCCATGCAGGTGAACGATATCTTCACCCTGCTGAGCATGGTCAGCTCGGGCGTGGGCTTTGCCCTGCTGCCAGGGCGGATCGCGGCGGTCTACGAAAACCGGGTGAAGCTGATTGCCCTGCAGCCGCGCTATCGCCTGCAGCAGCATATCGGCGTGGTGTTTCTGAAGGCCCGGGAACGGGAACCGAACCTGCTGGCGTTGCTGGCGGAATGCAGGATGTACAGCCGCGAAAACTAG
- a CDS encoding HAD family hydrolase: MLTALLFDLDGTLTDTDTLHLQAFRQLLHEHDGRELTQAQFDAQVSGRANGELFAELFADASPQQCLTLADRKEALFRSLAPSLEPMPGLLRLLEHGQACGLGMCVVTNAPRLNAEHMLQAMGLGARFEHVLVAEELERAKPDPLPYLTGLQRLGAQAGQALAFEDSLPGVRAASGAGIFTVGIATTQTAERLMAAGAGLVIDDFDDLRLWALIESMG, from the coding sequence ATGCTGACTGCCCTGCTGTTCGACCTCGACGGAACCCTCACCGATACCGATACCCTGCACCTGCAGGCTTTCCGCCAGTTGCTGCATGAGCATGATGGCCGTGAACTGACCCAGGCCCAGTTCGACGCGCAGGTCAGTGGCCGGGCCAATGGCGAACTGTTCGCCGAGCTGTTTGCCGATGCCAGCCCGCAGCAATGCCTGACCTTGGCTGATCGCAAGGAGGCGCTGTTCCGCTCGCTGGCGCCGTCGCTTGAGCCCATGCCGGGCCTTTTGCGCTTGCTGGAGCACGGCCAGGCCTGTGGCCTGGGGATGTGCGTGGTGACCAACGCACCCCGGCTCAATGCCGAGCACATGCTGCAGGCCATGGGGCTGGGGGCGCGCTTCGAGCATGTGTTGGTGGCCGAGGAGCTAGAACGGGCCAAGCCGGACCCTCTGCCCTACCTCACCGGGCTGCAGCGGCTTGGGGCCCAGGCCGGGCAGGCGCTGGCCTTCGAGGACTCGTTGCCTGGGGTCAGGGCTGCCAGCGGGGCGGGGATCTTTACGGTTGGGATTGCCACCACACAGACTGCCGAACGCCTGATGGCTGCGGGGGCTGGGCTGGTGATCGATGACTTTGATGATCTGCGGTTGTGGGCGTTGATTGAATCGATGGGGTGA
- the lexA gene encoding transcriptional repressor LexA: protein MCSMDNLTPKRRAILEFIRERIADHGQPPSLADIATRFGFASRSVARKHITVLCQAGYIDVTPNQARGIRLAQPLRRPEILEVPVLGQVAAGAPIGPDLGIHEQLLLDPSLFRRTPDYLLKVRGDSMVDDGIFDGDLVGIRQQGEARDGQVVVARLDGEVTIKRLQRQPGGYRLLPRNPAYAPIDVGPEQEFFIEGVFCGLLRRD from the coding sequence ATGTGCTCCATGGACAATCTGACCCCCAAACGCCGCGCCATTCTCGAATTCATTCGTGAGCGCATCGCCGACCACGGCCAGCCCCCGAGCCTCGCCGATATCGCCACGCGCTTCGGCTTTGCCTCGCGCAGCGTCGCGCGCAAACACATCACCGTCCTGTGCCAGGCCGGTTATATCGACGTTACGCCCAACCAGGCGCGGGGCATTCGCCTGGCCCAACCGTTGCGCCGCCCGGAAATCCTCGAAGTGCCGGTGCTGGGCCAGGTCGCCGCGGGTGCCCCGATCGGCCCGGACCTTGGCATCCACGAGCAGTTGCTGCTCGACCCCAGCCTGTTCCGGCGCACGCCTGATTACCTGCTGAAGGTACGCGGCGACTCGATGGTCGACGACGGCATCTTCGACGGCGACCTGGTCGGCATTCGTCAACAGGGCGAGGCCCGTGACGGGCAAGTCGTGGTCGCCCGCCTGGACGGCGAAGTGACCATCAAGCGCTTGCAGCGCCAACCTGGCGGTTACCGGCTGTTGCCGCGCAACCCGGCCTATGCGCCGATCGATGTGGGCCCTGAGCAGGAGTTCTTCATTGAAGGCGTGTTCTGCGGCCTGCTGAGGCGCGACTGA
- the imuA gene encoding translesion DNA synthesis-associated protein ImuA yields the protein MGAVVDLDRLLDQRQVWRGRQVQARPQGLQPTGHAALDQRLPEGGWPAAALSELLLASPGCGELQLLWPSLARLTAEGGRVVLVAPPFIPFAPAWQAAGVDLRWLVQIASEPVDALWAAEQCLRSGSCAAVLCWPERADDRALRRLQVAAETGQALAFACRPQQAAHNPSPAALRIAIDTRPAQWRVLKSRGGMPPAQPIALPG from the coding sequence ATGGGCGCGGTGGTCGATCTCGACAGGCTGCTCGACCAGCGCCAGGTCTGGCGCGGGCGGCAGGTTCAGGCCCGGCCTCAGGGGTTGCAGCCGACCGGCCATGCCGCGCTCGACCAACGCCTGCCCGAGGGGGGATGGCCGGCCGCAGCGCTCAGCGAACTGCTGCTGGCCAGCCCCGGTTGCGGTGAGCTGCAGCTGCTGTGGCCTTCGCTGGCCCGCCTTACAGCCGAAGGCGGGCGGGTGGTGCTGGTCGCGCCGCCGTTCATTCCCTTCGCCCCGGCCTGGCAAGCAGCGGGGGTGGATTTACGTTGGCTGGTCCAAATTGCCTCCGAGCCGGTCGATGCACTTTGGGCGGCTGAGCAGTGCCTGCGTTCCGGTAGTTGTGCAGCCGTGCTGTGCTGGCCAGAACGCGCCGACGATCGGGCACTGCGGCGTCTGCAAGTGGCCGCTGAAACCGGCCAGGCGCTGGCTTTCGCCTGCCGCCCACAGCAGGCGGCACACAACCCGTCACCGGCTGCCCTGCGCATTGCCATCGATACCCGACCGGCACAGTGGCGTGTGCTCAAGAGCCGGGGTGGCATGCCGCCCGCGCAACCCATCGCGCTACCTGGTTGA
- a CDS encoding Y-family DNA polymerase, with translation MLWACILLPQLALDTVLRERDNPDTPLVLIGGPTQRRVVQAVNPAAAALGLRAGQTLTTARALADGFTCTEADANRIEQLQQLLAAWAYRFSAQVSLHYPRALLLEVGSSLQLFGPWPLFEARLRQELSELGLRQRIVLASNPVAARMLANGHDGLAVTCAEQTRAVLARMPIDRVGLPQEAAEAFARMGLRQLGQVMALPRDALAKRFSAQVQLHLDQLLGLRSLGLDFYQPPDCFEARLELNFDVESHQALLFPLRRMLNDLGAFLAGRDCGVQRFCLHLEHAEGADTLLKVGLLAAERDPAMLFELAKGRLEPLQIRAPVRNLRLVADDLPPFVPQHQALFDPRAQQAQPWEQLRERLRARLGDEAVKGLSAEADHRPECAWQTAEQGAQGSLPVMPGSRPGWLLPAPLALEEAGHRLLGQAERIESGWWDGGDVRRDYYRIETREGLRGWAYRDLSQPGPLWLQGWFA, from the coding sequence ATGCTCTGGGCTTGCATTCTGCTGCCACAGCTGGCGCTGGACACCGTCCTGCGCGAGCGTGACAACCCTGATACGCCACTGGTGCTGATTGGCGGCCCAACGCAGCGCCGTGTCGTGCAGGCGGTCAACCCCGCTGCCGCTGCACTTGGCCTGCGTGCCGGGCAAACCCTGACCACGGCGCGCGCCTTGGCCGATGGTTTCACGTGCACAGAGGCCGATGCCAACCGCATCGAACAGTTGCAACAGCTACTGGCGGCCTGGGCCTACCGCTTCAGCGCGCAGGTGAGCCTGCATTACCCAAGGGCGCTGCTGCTGGAAGTAGGCTCCAGCCTGCAATTGTTTGGCCCCTGGCCGCTGTTCGAGGCACGCTTGCGTCAGGAACTCAGCGAGCTGGGCTTGCGTCAGCGCATCGTGCTGGCCAGTAACCCAGTGGCGGCACGCATGCTCGCCAACGGCCACGATGGCTTGGCAGTGACCTGTGCCGAACAGACGCGCGCGGTGCTGGCGCGCATGCCCATCGACCGTGTCGGGCTGCCTCAGGAGGCCGCCGAGGCCTTTGCCCGGATGGGGTTGCGCCAGCTTGGCCAGGTCATGGCGTTGCCTCGTGATGCCCTGGCCAAACGCTTTTCTGCCCAGGTCCAGCTGCACCTGGACCAATTGCTCGGCCTGCGCAGCCTGGGGCTGGATTTCTATCAGCCACCGGACTGCTTCGAAGCACGCCTGGAGTTGAACTTCGACGTTGAGTCGCACCAGGCCCTGCTGTTTCCGCTGCGCAGAATGCTCAACGACCTGGGCGCGTTCCTGGCCGGGCGCGATTGTGGCGTGCAACGTTTTTGTCTGCACCTGGAGCATGCCGAGGGGGCGGACACGCTGCTCAAGGTTGGCCTGCTGGCGGCAGAGCGTGACCCAGCCATGCTCTTCGAGTTGGCAAAAGGGCGCCTGGAACCGCTGCAAATTCGCGCCCCCGTGCGCAATCTGCGGTTGGTCGCCGATGACCTGCCACCCTTCGTGCCCCAGCACCAGGCGCTGTTCGACCCCCGTGCTCAGCAAGCGCAGCCCTGGGAACAGTTGCGTGAACGGTTGCGCGCGCGGTTGGGCGATGAAGCAGTAAAGGGGTTGAGCGCCGAGGCCGACCATCGCCCCGAGTGCGCCTGGCAAACGGCGGAGCAGGGCGCACAAGGCAGCCTGCCGGTGATGCCGGGTAGCCGTCCCGGCTGGCTGCTGCCGGCCCCCCTGGCGCTGGAGGAGGCTGGCCACCGCTTGTTGGGGCAGGCCGAGCGCATCGAGTCCGGGTGGTGGGACGGTGGCGACGTGCGCCGCGACTATTACCGCATCGAAACCCGCGAGGGCCTGCGCGGCTGGGCCTATCGCGACCTCAGCCAGCCAGGCCCCCTGTGGCTGCAAGGCTGGTTCGCATGA